Proteins found in one Polyangiaceae bacterium genomic segment:
- the hxsD gene encoding His-Xaa-Ser system protein HxsD produces the protein MEPQGSDALVVELDEALYPKDAIYGAAYVFIDRCYVRLDRPAPGRISVRLKPKANVETPLADLAGELENELLGQAWRRLLVEENRRLVETVTTQALAGAAGPPGLDELLEMDVDDQAAFDDPLGIAMSWEEKYKKRKPKGGEEP, from the coding sequence ATGGAACCGCAGGGGAGCGACGCCCTCGTCGTCGAGCTGGACGAGGCCCTGTACCCGAAGGACGCCATCTATGGCGCGGCCTACGTCTTCATCGACCGCTGCTACGTCCGTCTGGATCGCCCGGCGCCGGGTCGGATCTCCGTGCGCCTGAAGCCGAAGGCCAACGTCGAGACACCGCTCGCGGATCTCGCCGGAGAGCTCGAGAACGAGCTGCTCGGTCAGGCTTGGCGCCGGCTCCTGGTCGAGGAGAACCGCCGGCTCGTGGAGACGGTCACCACCCAGGCCCTGGCCGGCGCCGCCGGCCCGCCGGGCCTCGACGAGCTCCTGGAGATGGACGTGGACGATCAAGCGGCGTTCGACGATCCGCTCGGCATCGCCATGAGCTGGGAGGAGAAGTACAAGAAACGAAAGCCGAAAGGCGGCGAGGAGCCGTGA